The window CGTTGAGCTCGTCGAACTGCGGGACGGCATCGGGCGCGGCCAGCAGGATCGCGGCGCGCGCAGCCTGCGGACGATTCGACTCGACGGCGAGCCGCGCTTTCTTCCACGCGTCGTTGGGCGACATCATGCGCGCGGAAATCATGCGGTCGGCTGCGGTCAGGCAGCCGTCGTCGAGCTCGCGCTGGCCCAGCCAGTTGCGGCGCACCTCGGCGGCCTGTTCGGCGGTCGGGCTGCCGGCGCGCAGCGCGGCGACGAGCGCGGCGTAGCAGCGCACCTGGGCGTCGTCGTTCATGCGGTACGCCGGATGCAGCGCGGCGAAATTGTCCCAGTCACGGCGCTGGCCGAGCAGGATGAGCCAGTCGTTGCGCAGGCGGTCCTCCTGGTAGGTGCCGGGATAGCGCGAGAGGAAATCCTGCACCTCCGAGGGACTGGCCTCGTCGAGCCGGGCCTTGAGCTCCCAATAGGCCGCCCACGGCTCGAGCAGGTGGCCCCGGGCCTGCGGCAACAGGGCGGACAGGCGTGCCTTGTCGCCGCGCTGCGCGGCCTGCTTCATCTGCACGATCACGTCGTCGCTTCCGGTCTGCGCGCGTGCCGGCTGCAGCCATGCCGTGGCGGCAATTGCGAGCGAAAGAAGGAGGGTGGGGACGGAGGCGCGAAGACCACTGCGCACAGGTGACAAAATGCTTGCGAACTGCATCGGGGCATTATGGACAAGTCAAAGGGCGCCGACACCTCGGCAACTGCCAACTTTCTCAAGCAACAGCTGCGTTCCGCACTGGTTGCGCAACGGCTTGCCATGCCCGACCGGCTCGCGCGCGCCGACCTGCTGCAGCGCGTGATGCGGATCTGGCTGGTGGGCCGGCCCGACACGGTGATCGGCGCCTACTGGCCGATCAAGGGCGAATTCGATCCGCTGCCGGCGCTGCACCGGTGGAAGGAAGACGGCGAGTTGCAGGGGGAACCGCAGCGCCGCCGCATCGGACTGCCGGTGATGGACAAGGTGCACAAGACCCTGACCTTTCATGCCTGGCATCCGGGCTGCCCGATGGAAGAGGACGCTTTTGGCATTCCGAAGCCCAAGGACACGGAGCTGATCGTGCCCACGCTGCTCTTCGTGCCCTGCGTCGGCTACAGCGCCGGCGGCTACCGGCTCGGCTACGGCGGCGGCTTCTACGACCGGACCCTGGCGGCGCTGGAACCGCGGCCCTTCACGGTCGGGCTGGGCTTCACCCAGGGTTTCCTCGAGGACTTCGAGCCGGAGCCGCATGACCTGCCGCTGGACGCAATCCTCAACGACAACGGAGTGGTCTGGCCGGTGGGTTGAATCGGCGCTTGTCGAGGCGGCCCCGGCCGTTCGGCGACGCCCGTTCATGACTCCTTCAGTCGAGCTGATCCACGGTGTCGGGGTCGGGCACCTCCCCGATGGTCTGCCGCGTGGTGGCCGCCTGGGCCTCGAGCCAGTCGCGAAAGGCCTGGATCTCGGGCCGCTGTGCGCTGCGCGGGCCGACGATCAGCCAATAGGCCATCGGTGAATCCATGCGGTGCTGCGGCAGCACTTCCACCAGGTCGCCGTTGGCCAGGCTCTCGGCGATCAGCGAGCTGCGCGCCAGCACCACGCCCTGCCCGGTGAGCGCGGCCTGCACCATCTGATAGGCATAGTTGAAGTAGAGCCAGCGCTTGGGCTGCGCGCGCTGCAGGTCGTTGACCTCGAACCAGCGCCGCCATGTCAGCCATTCGAGGTGCGTGCGGTGCGCATCACCGGCCTCGATGAGTGCAAACCGCGCAATGTCGGCCGGCGTCCTGATCGGCGGGTTGCTCTTGATCAGCCAGGGGCTGGCCACCGGCGTGAGGTTCTCGCCGAACAGGCGTATCGAGCCCGCCGGCATGTTCTCGCCGGGGCCATAGCGCAGGGCGATATCGATGTCGGCGAGGTCCAGGTCGAGCGCGGAATCGCTGGCGTCGATGCGGATGTCGATCTCCGGGTTGTCGCGCTGGAAGGCTTCCAGCCGAGGGATCAGCCACATCGAGGCGAAGGAGGCAAAGGTCGTGAGCGAGACGCTCTTGCGCCCCGCGCTCTGCCGGATCTGCCGCACGGCGCCGTCGATGCGCGGCAGCGCCTGCTGCACCGCCAGCAGCAGCTGGGCGCCGGCGCTGGTGAGCTCGACGGCGCGCGTATGCCGCAGGAACAAGCCCACACCCACTTCTTCTTCGAGCGACTGGATCTGCCGGCTGACGGCGGACTGGGTCAGCGCCATCTCCTCGGCCGCAGCGCGAAAGTTGAGATGCCGGGCCACGGCCTCGAAGGCCCGCAGGTGGCCAGCCGAGATCGGGCGTGAGCGCAGGTGGGTCTGGGAATGCTGCATGGCGACGGATGCGAGTCCACGGATTGATGCGAAAGCGGAATCATTAGGGTACCGCGTTTTCATTGGACCGCGAACGAGCCAGCGCCGATCATTCATTCCCGAAGCGCGCCATTGCGCTGACGAAGAACCCTCTTCCAGGAGCTCCCTATGTCCGCCGCCTGCACCACCTCCACATTTCCGTCGTCCCCGGCCCTCGCTACCCGTCCGGCTGCTGTTCCGCCGGCCGTTCGTCGCGGTGCGTGGCAACTGGCGGCGGGCGAGGCGACCAGCCTCAGGGCATCGAAGGCGAGCATCCTGCGCATCCGGCAGGGACGCGTCTGGGTCACGCGGGACGCCACCGCCCAATGGGGCAGCGAGGACCTGGTGCTGGCACCGGGCGAGACCTTGCGGGTCGAATCCGGCGAGCGCATCGTCATGGAGCCGTGGGACGGCCAGGGCGCTACCTACAGTTGGGATCTCGCGTCGGCCGCCGATCGGGCCTAGTTTCAGATGTCCAGCCTGGGGCGCAGCGCCAGAAAGCGCGCGAGCGCCTCTTGCCCGTCGAACTGCTCGACGACTGCAATGTCGTCGCTGTCTTCCACTTCGGCGAGCCCCAGATCGAACCTGTGGTAGCGGCGTTGCAAGAGTTCGCCCTCGTACACCACCCGCATCCGCACGTGCCTGGAGTCCGTCTCTAGCCGCTCCATCAGGCGCAGCACGTTGCGGCGCGGGCCTTCGAAGTGTTGGCAGAAGCGCATGCCGTCGAAGACCAGCAGGCCGGTGATGCCCTCCCTTTCATTTCGGGCGCGCGCCTGAGCCACGATCTGGCCTACCACGTCGGTGCGCTGGTCCGGGGCCAGCATGCTGCAGTAGAGGATCTCGTGGAGTTCTGTCATTCGTCGGGGATGGGGGCGCCCGCAGTGTAGGAGCGCCCCGCGGCAAGCGAAATGTGAAAAGACATAGATCGGCGGCCTATAGTCCGAAGGTGACTTTCGACTATCCAGCGCTCAGTCATCCGCCGACCGGTCAGAACCCTTGCGACCGCTGCCTGCTGCGCTCCAATCCCGCCTTCCTGCCCATCACGAGCGAGGAATTGCGCCTCATCGAATCCTTTCGCACCGGTACGCGCATCGTCGAGGCCGGCCGGCCGCTGATCGAGGAGGACCGACCCAGCCCCTCGCTCTACACGATCTACTCCGGCTGGGCCTTCCGATTCAAGACGCTGAGCGACGGCCGCCGGCAGATCCTGGGCTTCCTGCTTCCGGGGGATTTCGTCGGGCTGCAGGACGAGTTCGCCGAAAGCCACACGCATGGCGTCGAAGCGGTGACCGACATCGCAGTCTGTTGCTTCGCCCGCGAGCGCCTGTGGGAGCTGTTCCATGCCCAGCCCAAGCTGGGTTACCACATCACCTGGCTGGCGGCGCGCGAGGAGAAGATCGTGGACGACAACCTCGTGACCGCCGGCCGCCGCAATGCGGGCGAGCGCGTCGCGATGCTGCTGATGCATCTCTACCGGCGCGCCGAGCGAGTCGGCATGGCGCGCGGGGGCTGGGTCCAGTTTCCATTCAACCAGCAGCACATCGCCGATGCGCTCGGGCTGTCGCTGGTGCACACCAACAAGACCTTGAGGCGGCTGCAGCAACTGGGGTTGTACAAGCTCGAAGCCGGATGGCTGCGCATCCTCGAGCCCCATGCGCTGGAGACCCTGGGCGACTACTTCGATCGGCCGCTGCAGGCGACGCCGCTGATCTGAAGCAGGTGTGAACGAATTCGCGCTGCCCGGTCATTCCGCCCCTCGGCGCGCACACTTCAGTGGCCCGAGGCGCCGCGGCGCAAGCGCCATCGCGTATCGTAGGGGCCCTGTCCGCAACGTGGACGAAGCCTGGACCGGCCTGCGCCGGCAACTCCATTGACCGTCGCCCGCTCATCCGTGAAGCTCCTGCCCCGCCTGCGCCAGATCGCCATGGTCGGCAGCGTCGAAACCTTCGGCGTTGCCATCGGCGGCATCGCCGGCCTGCTCATCGTCAACGTGCTGCCCAAGGACCAATATGCGGCCTACACCTTCCTGGTGGCCTGCATGACCCTGATCCTGGGAGTGACCGACCTCGGGTTGGCACACTGCTGCATGCCCATCGTGGGGCAGCGTGCCAACGAGCGGCCCTGGGTCGTGGGCGTGTGCCACCAGGTCTTCCGCAAGCGCTGGTTGCTGCTGGCACTGGGTCTGGCACTGGTCGTGCCTTATTGGTTCTACAGCTCGCAGCAGCACGGCTGGTCCGGCGCCGCTTACCTGGCAGGCTCGGTACTGATGGTGTCGGTCGTCCTGCTCGCGCTCAGGGAGCACTACGCCAGCACGGTGCTGCTCATCCTCAGCCAGATCGGCACCCTCAACCGCATTGCCTTCGCCTCGCACAGCGTTCGTATTGCATTTGTCGGCGCGGTGCTGCTCTTGCCGATCACGTCGTGGTCGATGGTCGGCATCGTGGCTGCGACCGCCGCTGCCAGCTTCGTCAGCGTTCTGCTCTATCGCAAGGCCTTCCGCACGCAGCAGGTGCCCGATGCGGACCTGGACGCCGGCGACTCCAAAAAGGTGGATGCCGAAATCCTGCGCATCGCCAAGCCCCTGGTGCTGCCGGGCGTTTTCTACCAGGTGCAGGGGGTCATCACCGTGTTCCTGGTGTCGCTGTTCGGCACTTCCAGCATGCTGGCCGAGGTCGGTGCCTTTGGCCGGCTCGCCATGGTGCTGATGGTGGTC is drawn from Variovorax sp. PBS-H4 and contains these coding sequences:
- a CDS encoding LysR substrate-binding domain-containing protein, which produces MQHSQTHLRSRPISAGHLRAFEAVARHLNFRAAAEEMALTQSAVSRQIQSLEEEVGVGLFLRHTRAVELTSAGAQLLLAVQQALPRIDGAVRQIRQSAGRKSVSLTTFASFASMWLIPRLEAFQRDNPEIDIRIDASDSALDLDLADIDIALRYGPGENMPAGSIRLFGENLTPVASPWLIKSNPPIRTPADIARFALIEAGDAHRTHLEWLTWRRWFEVNDLQRAQPKRWLYFNYAYQMVQAALTGQGVVLARSSLIAESLANGDLVEVLPQHRMDSPMAYWLIVGPRSAQRPEIQAFRDWLEAQAATTRQTIGEVPDPDTVDQLD
- a CDS encoding Crp/Fnr family transcriptional regulator, which translates into the protein MTFDYPALSHPPTGQNPCDRCLLRSNPAFLPITSEELRLIESFRTGTRIVEAGRPLIEEDRPSPSLYTIYSGWAFRFKTLSDGRRQILGFLLPGDFVGLQDEFAESHTHGVEAVTDIAVCCFARERLWELFHAQPKLGYHITWLAAREEKIVDDNLVTAGRRNAGERVAMLLMHLYRRAERVGMARGGWVQFPFNQQHIADALGLSLVHTNKTLRRLQQLGLYKLEAGWLRILEPHALETLGDYFDRPLQATPLI
- a CDS encoding BLUF domain-containing protein; amino-acid sequence: MTELHEILYCSMLAPDQRTDVVGQIVAQARARNEREGITGLLVFDGMRFCQHFEGPRRNVLRLMERLETDSRHVRMRVVYEGELLQRRYHRFDLGLAEVEDSDDIAVVEQFDGQEALARFLALRPRLDI
- a CDS encoding 5-formyltetrahydrofolate cyclo-ligase, whose amino-acid sequence is MDKSKGADTSATANFLKQQLRSALVAQRLAMPDRLARADLLQRVMRIWLVGRPDTVIGAYWPIKGEFDPLPALHRWKEDGELQGEPQRRRIGLPVMDKVHKTLTFHAWHPGCPMEEDAFGIPKPKDTELIVPTLLFVPCVGYSAGGYRLGYGGGFYDRTLAALEPRPFTVGLGFTQGFLEDFEPEPHDLPLDAILNDNGVVWPVG
- a CDS encoding DUF2917 domain-containing protein — protein: MSAACTTSTFPSSPALATRPAAVPPAVRRGAWQLAAGEATSLRASKASILRIRQGRVWVTRDATAQWGSEDLVLAPGETLRVESGERIVMEPWDGQGATYSWDLASAADRA